A stretch of DNA from Acidobacteriota bacterium:
CGGAGGGTATCGAGGCGGTCCGCCCACCATTGCATCATTCTGGTGCGCTCATCAAGCCGCTGGGCGCGGTTGTAGATCGCCCGGATCCGGTCTTTCGGCTTATGTGCCAGTTGCAACTCCACGGCGTCAGCGCTCCATTTCATGCTCTCATTGAGCAGTGTGCTTGCCGTGGTGCGGAAAGAGTGTGCCACAAGTTGCTCTTTCCCATAGCCGAGCCGGCGCAGGGCCTGAAGCACCCCGGCCTCGGACATCGGCCGGCTGCCGCCCCACCCCGCAGGAAAAACGTACTCGCTCTCGCCAGTGACCGGCCGCAGCTCCTCCAGCTCCGCTACGACCTGGCGGGCCAGGGGCACAAGGTGCGGCAGAGCGTTTTTCATGAAATCTCCGGGGATCTCCACCAAGCGCTTTTCCAGGTCGACCCACCCCCATTTGAGACGGCGCAGTTCCCCGGGGCGAAGAAGCAACAGCGTCGTCAGGCGCAGCGCGGCTTTGACCACGGCGGTTCCCCTGTAGTCCCACATGGCCTGGAGCAACTGCCCGAGTTCATTCTCGTTGGTGATGGCGGGAAAGTGGCGCTGAGAGGGCTTCGCCAAAGCCCCCACCAAATGCGCGGCGGGATCGCTCTTGCATCGGGCGGTCGCGATACCATAGCGAAAAATCTGCCCGATTACCTGACGCTCCCGCCTGGCTGTCTCTTCGGCCCCCCGATCTTCTACCCGACGGAGCACGGCCAACACTTCGGGCGCCTCGATGTCCGCTATGGGTCTGTCCTTGAGCCAGGGGAACACATCACGCTCCAGGCGTTCCAGTATGGTTGCCCGGTGCGTGTCACTCCAACCCGAGGCGTTCCGCTCATACCACTCCCGCCCCACCGCCTCGAAAGTATCCCTCCCGCAATCGGCCATCCGGTCAGCCCTGCGGGCAGCGGCAGGATCACGTCCCGCAGCCAGCTGTTCTCTCAGTCGCTTCGCCTCCTCGCGAGCGGAACTTACCCCAACTTCGGGGTAAGTGCCGAGGGAAAGGAGTTGCTCCTTACCCCGAAAAAGATACCGCAGGCGCCACCACTTTCCCCCGGTCGGGGTCACGAGTACGAACAACCCGTGCCCGTCGTAGAGTTTGAATGCCTTTTCCGCCGGTTTCGCCTGCTTCACTTTAAGATCTGATAATTGAACGATTTGCTTGGGCATTGGGGTAACTCCCTCCGAGCGCTTCCCTGTTACCCCGAAAGTTACCCCGAAAATTTGCGGCTGTCAATGCATTCAAACGGTCTTGGGCGGAAAACCGAAAAACAAAAACCCCTGATTTCTCAGGGGTTTTTGACGTCCGCGCACGGCGGCGGAAATTTAAATGGCGGAGGAGGTGGGATTCGAACCCACGTGCCCCGTTTTGGCGGGACAAGTCGATTTCGAGTCGACCCCGTTACGACCACTTCGGTACTCCTCCGCCCGAAGAGGGTGCACGATACCACAAACGGAAAAGGCCGTCCACAGAAATTTCGGAGGTTCTCCGGGGTCCGGTCCAGGAGGCCTGATGGCGGGAGAGGCCAACCGCCGGAAGCCTCTCGCAAAGGCGCCAAGCCGGTCGCAGAATCCGTTGGAACGTCAGGGGCCTCTTTACACCCCTCGCGTAGAACCGGGATCGAAGACCCGAGAGGTTGGCCGACCCGGTCCGAAAACACCGCGAAAAAAAAGGGGACCCTCGCGGGTCCCCTTGGGGTTCTTGTTCAACCGAATCAGGCGGGCTTGGGTTCCGCCGGCTTGGACTTGAGCTGGTAGCGCTTCATCTTGAGGTCGCCGAGGGCCTTGTTCAGCT
This window harbors:
- a CDS encoding integrase arm-type DNA-binding domain-containing protein, whose protein sequence is MPKQIVQLSDLKVKQAKPAEKAFKLYDGHGLFVLVTPTGGKWWRLRYLFRGKEQLLSLGTYPEVGVSSAREEAKRLREQLAAGRDPAAARRADRMADCGRDTFEAVGREWYERNASGWSDTHRATILERLERDVFPWLKDRPIADIEAPEVLAVLRRVEDRGAEETARRERQVIGQIFRYGIATARCKSDPAAHLVGALAKPSQRHFPAITNENELGQLLQAMWDYRGTAVVKAALRLTTLLLLRPGELRRLKWGWVDLEKRLVEIPGDFMKNALPHLVPLARQVVAELEELRPVTGESEYVFPAGWGGSRPMSEAGVLQALRRLGYGKEQLVAHSFRTTASTLLNESMKWSADAVELQLAHKPKDRIRAIYNRAQRLDERTRMMQWWADRLDTLRLGTERRIVALGEKQ